In Miscanthus floridulus cultivar M001 chromosome 5, ASM1932011v1, whole genome shotgun sequence, one genomic interval encodes:
- the LOC136451056 gene encoding uncharacterized protein isoform X1, producing the protein MAAPRKGTATPLGAVFSPEETKRAVARVSESIAGRRAELGRLHGFVADNAALVSHVNRLPDELSHEIMVPFGGAAFFPGRLIHTNELLVLLGEGYYAERSAKQTTDILHRRGQELEAQVEAMKATIADLEAEAKFFESTATEASEGLVEIREEYDEDTETNATKSVASIATEVMSDKDREHARIMARLDELEREEKEAGSTSEDGDDDDEDDGDAGTSEDGEENKECGNALSDGNENHSSGFGASFSGSGGNDRSHGNIKLKSALKKPGGDEMLRGISHTPSSAHTSHPVFPGQTSITNSDVRVHTKAVSFEDDKYVVSSSKSPPLLLDSIQSDPELKNSSDPTPRRDRKIISSGRKAFTGSIIEHDDNLSTIQPSVGNSLAKPGTSASSRPMSRFKMQKGGR; encoded by the exons ATGGCTGCGCCGAGGAAGGGGACGGCGACGCCTCTGGGTGCCGTATTCTCGCCGGAGGAGACGAAGAGGGCTGTGGCGAGGGTATCCGAGTCCATCGCTGGCCGCCGCGCCGAGCTCGGGCGCCTCCACGGCTTCGTCGCCGACAACGCGGCCCTCGTCTCCCACGTCAACCGGCTCCCCGACGAACTCTCTCACGAAATCatg GTCCCCTTTGGTGGCGCTGCATTTTTCCCAGGACGTTTAATACACACAAATGAACTCTTG GTGCTTCTGGGTGAGGGGTACTATGCAGAGAGGTCTGCTAAGCAGACGACTGATATATTGCACAGGAGGGGGCAGGAATtggaagctcaagtggaagcaatGAAGGCGACTATTGCTGACCTTGAAGCTGAGGCGAAATTCTTTGAGTCCACTGCCACTGAGGCTTCA GAGGGTCTTGTTGAAATCAGGGAAGAGTATGATGAGGACACAGAGACGAATGCAACAAAATCAG TGGCTTCAATTGCTACTGAGGTTATGTCCGATAAAGATAGGGAACATGCTCGAATCATGGCAAGGTTAGATGAACTCGAAAGGGAAGAAAAGGAAGCTGGAAGTACTtctgaagatggtgatgatgatgatgaagacgatggAGATGCTGGAACAAGTGAGGATGGTGAGGAAAATAAGGAATGTGGAAATGCTTTAAGTGATGGCAATGAGAACCACAGTTCTGGTTTTGGCGCTTCATTTTCTGGAAGTGGTGGCAATGATAGGAGTCATGGGAATATCAAG CTGAAGAGTGCACTGAAGAAGCCTGGAGGAGATGAAATGCTAAGAGGCATTTCTCATACACCATCATCAGCCCATACATCTCATCCAGTATTTCCTGGCCAAACTTCT ATAACAAATTCTGATGTCCGAGTTCACACTAAAG CTGTTTCTTTTGAAGACGACAAATATGTAGTTAGTTCGTCAAAGTCTCCTCCCTTGCTACTGGATTCAATACAGTCTGATCCTGAGCTCAAG AATTCTTCAGACCCCACTCCACGTCGTGACCGAAAGATAATATCAAGTGGGCGAAAG GCCTTTACAGGATCTATCATTGAGCATGACGACAATCTTTCAACCATTCAACCTTCTGTGGGTAATTCGTTGGCAAAA CCTGGTACTTCTGCTTCTTCAAGGCCCATgtcaagattcaagatgcagaaagGAGGGCGGTGA
- the LOC136451056 gene encoding uncharacterized protein isoform X2 has translation MAAPRKGTATPLGAVFSPEETKRAVARVSESIAGRRAELGRLHGFVADNAALVSHVNRLPDELSHEIMVLLGEGYYAERSAKQTTDILHRRGQELEAQVEAMKATIADLEAEAKFFESTATEASEGLVEIREEYDEDTETNATKSVASIATEVMSDKDREHARIMARLDELEREEKEAGSTSEDGDDDDEDDGDAGTSEDGEENKECGNALSDGNENHSSGFGASFSGSGGNDRSHGNIKLKSALKKPGGDEMLRGISHTPSSAHTSHPVFPGQTSITNSDVRVHTKAVSFEDDKYVVSSSKSPPLLLDSIQSDPELKNSSDPTPRRDRKIISSGRKAFTGSIIEHDDNLSTIQPSVAWYFCFFKAHVKIQDAERRAVSLDTRH, from the exons ATGGCTGCGCCGAGGAAGGGGACGGCGACGCCTCTGGGTGCCGTATTCTCGCCGGAGGAGACGAAGAGGGCTGTGGCGAGGGTATCCGAGTCCATCGCTGGCCGCCGCGCCGAGCTCGGGCGCCTCCACGGCTTCGTCGCCGACAACGCGGCCCTCGTCTCCCACGTCAACCGGCTCCCCGACGAACTCTCTCACGAAATCatg GTGCTTCTGGGTGAGGGGTACTATGCAGAGAGGTCTGCTAAGCAGACGACTGATATATTGCACAGGAGGGGGCAGGAATtggaagctcaagtggaagcaatGAAGGCGACTATTGCTGACCTTGAAGCTGAGGCGAAATTCTTTGAGTCCACTGCCACTGAGGCTTCA GAGGGTCTTGTTGAAATCAGGGAAGAGTATGATGAGGACACAGAGACGAATGCAACAAAATCAG TGGCTTCAATTGCTACTGAGGTTATGTCCGATAAAGATAGGGAACATGCTCGAATCATGGCAAGGTTAGATGAACTCGAAAGGGAAGAAAAGGAAGCTGGAAGTACTtctgaagatggtgatgatgatgatgaagacgatggAGATGCTGGAACAAGTGAGGATGGTGAGGAAAATAAGGAATGTGGAAATGCTTTAAGTGATGGCAATGAGAACCACAGTTCTGGTTTTGGCGCTTCATTTTCTGGAAGTGGTGGCAATGATAGGAGTCATGGGAATATCAAG CTGAAGAGTGCACTGAAGAAGCCTGGAGGAGATGAAATGCTAAGAGGCATTTCTCATACACCATCATCAGCCCATACATCTCATCCAGTATTTCCTGGCCAAACTTCT ATAACAAATTCTGATGTCCGAGTTCACACTAAAG CTGTTTCTTTTGAAGACGACAAATATGTAGTTAGTTCGTCAAAGTCTCCTCCCTTGCTACTGGATTCAATACAGTCTGATCCTGAGCTCAAG AATTCTTCAGACCCCACTCCACGTCGTGACCGAAAGATAATATCAAGTGGGCGAAAG GCCTTTACAGGATCTATCATTGAGCATGACGACAATCTTTCAACCATTCAACCTTCTGTGG CCTGGTACTTCTGCTTCTTCAAGGCCCATgtcaagattcaagatgcagaaagGAGGGCGGTGAGTCTCGACACACGACACTAG
- the LOC136451056 gene encoding protein transport protein SEC7-like isoform X3, with amino-acid sequence MNSWRGQELEAQVEAMKATIADLEAEAKFFESTATEASEGLVEIREEYDEDTETNATKSVASIATEVMSDKDREHARIMARLDELEREEKEAGSTSEDGDDDDEDDGDAGTSEDGEENKECGNALSDGNENHSSGFGASFSGSGGNDRSHGNIKLKSALKKPGGDEMLRGISHTPSSAHTSHPVFPGQTSITNSDVRVHTKAVSFEDDKYVVSSSKSPPLLLDSIQSDPELKNSSDPTPRRDRKIISSGRKAFTGSIIEHDDNLSTIQPSVAWYFCFFKAHVKIQDAERRAVSLDTRH; translated from the exons ATGAACTCTTG GAGGGGGCAGGAATtggaagctcaagtggaagcaatGAAGGCGACTATTGCTGACCTTGAAGCTGAGGCGAAATTCTTTGAGTCCACTGCCACTGAGGCTTCA GAGGGTCTTGTTGAAATCAGGGAAGAGTATGATGAGGACACAGAGACGAATGCAACAAAATCAG TGGCTTCAATTGCTACTGAGGTTATGTCCGATAAAGATAGGGAACATGCTCGAATCATGGCAAGGTTAGATGAACTCGAAAGGGAAGAAAAGGAAGCTGGAAGTACTtctgaagatggtgatgatgatgatgaagacgatggAGATGCTGGAACAAGTGAGGATGGTGAGGAAAATAAGGAATGTGGAAATGCTTTAAGTGATGGCAATGAGAACCACAGTTCTGGTTTTGGCGCTTCATTTTCTGGAAGTGGTGGCAATGATAGGAGTCATGGGAATATCAAG CTGAAGAGTGCACTGAAGAAGCCTGGAGGAGATGAAATGCTAAGAGGCATTTCTCATACACCATCATCAGCCCATACATCTCATCCAGTATTTCCTGGCCAAACTTCT ATAACAAATTCTGATGTCCGAGTTCACACTAAAG CTGTTTCTTTTGAAGACGACAAATATGTAGTTAGTTCGTCAAAGTCTCCTCCCTTGCTACTGGATTCAATACAGTCTGATCCTGAGCTCAAG AATTCTTCAGACCCCACTCCACGTCGTGACCGAAAGATAATATCAAGTGGGCGAAAG GCCTTTACAGGATCTATCATTGAGCATGACGACAATCTTTCAACCATTCAACCTTCTGTGG CCTGGTACTTCTGCTTCTTCAAGGCCCATgtcaagattcaagatgcagaaagGAGGGCGGTGAGTCTCGACACACGACACTAG
- the LOC136451057 gene encoding protein LAX PANICLE 2-like isoform X1 — MVPTTRNLLHHDGKSSRSRSCYHPGQYYVGIAAQLEASAASARQQDQSKPSRSPRLLAMADDDEPAAAAGPGTSSPGGAGAGNDEGDWLQLGLTAAAASSSSSASSSSDNNSTDPAPAPAPPAPMALDLFAYDKRNARMRPPLFPLPLRSYHQSYGGGRGRYRPAAAASGSMSAPFLPFMPPFRCSGGDTIRVISPPRRTETPGLWLTLQAAPNQIREPILPQIAKSYLRIKDSNMKVEVVMKYLAEKLGIARSHHQVELTCRGQVLPPLLLVKYVRETIWCSTAPREEEADLTSRCSSAATDHVMTLCYSTSRNSKLAPLNL, encoded by the exons ATGGTCCCAACAACTAGGAACCTGTTGCACCATGACGGCAAGAGCAGCCGCAGCAGGTCGTGCTACCACCCCGGCCAGTACTACGTCGGCATCGCCGCCCAATTGGAGGCCTCGGCGGCGTCTGCGCGGCAGCAGGACCAAAGCAAGCCGTCAAGATCCCCTCGGCTTCTGGCCATGGCAGACGATGACGAGCCGGCCGCAGCGGCCGGGCCCGGCACGAGCTCCCCGGGCGGCGCCGGCGCAGGAAACGACGAAGGAGACTGGCTCCAGCTAGGCCTGACCGCCGCcgcggcgtcgtcgtcgtcctccgcctcctcctccagcgACAACAACAGCACGGATCCGGCTCCGGCTCCAGCCCCGCCGGCTCCCATGGCGTTGGACCTTTTCGCCTACGACAAGCGGAACGCCAGGATGAGGCCGCCGTTGTTCCCGCTGCCGCTCAGGAGCTACCACCAGTCCTACGGCGGCGGCCGCGGACGGTATCGACCCGCGGCGGCAGCTAGCGGGTCCATGTCGGCGCCGTTCTTGCCGTTCATGCCTCCGTTCAGGTGCTCCGGCGGCGATACCATAAGAGTCATTAGCCCGCCGCGACGAACCGAGACGCCCGGGTTGTGGCTGACGCTTCAGGCAGCTCCCAACCA AATTAGAGAGCCTATTTTGCCTCAGATAGCAAAGAGCTACCTAAGAATCAA GGACAGCAACATGAAGGTGGAGGTGGTGATGAAGTATTTGGCCGAGAAGCTAGGCATCGCGCGGTCTCATCATCAG GTGGAGCTGACATGCAGAGGGCAGGTTCTTCCTCCCTTGCTGCTGGTGAAATACGTGAGGGAGACAATCTGGTGCTCCACGGCGCCGAGGGAAGAAGAAGCCGACCTGACTTCGCGGTGCTCATCAGCTGCTACTGACCATGTCATGACACTCTGTTACAGCACAAGTAGGAACAGCAAGCTAGCACCACTCAATCTGTAA
- the LOC136451057 gene encoding protein LAX PANICLE 2-like isoform X2, translating into MVPTTRNLLHHDGKSSRSRSCYHPGQYYVGIAAQLEASAASARQQDQSKPSRSPRLLAMADDDEPAAAAGPGTSSPGGAGAGNDEGDWLQLGLTAAAASSSSSASSSSDNNSTDPAPAPAPPAPMALDLFAYDKRNARMRPPLFPLPLRSYHQSYGGGRGRYRPAAAASGSMSAPFLPFMPPFRCSGGDTIRVISPPRRTETPGLWLTLQAAPNQIREPILPQIAKSYLRIKDSNMKVEVVMKYLAEKLGIARSHHQHCI; encoded by the exons ATGGTCCCAACAACTAGGAACCTGTTGCACCATGACGGCAAGAGCAGCCGCAGCAGGTCGTGCTACCACCCCGGCCAGTACTACGTCGGCATCGCCGCCCAATTGGAGGCCTCGGCGGCGTCTGCGCGGCAGCAGGACCAAAGCAAGCCGTCAAGATCCCCTCGGCTTCTGGCCATGGCAGACGATGACGAGCCGGCCGCAGCGGCCGGGCCCGGCACGAGCTCCCCGGGCGGCGCCGGCGCAGGAAACGACGAAGGAGACTGGCTCCAGCTAGGCCTGACCGCCGCcgcggcgtcgtcgtcgtcctccgcctcctcctccagcgACAACAACAGCACGGATCCGGCTCCGGCTCCAGCCCCGCCGGCTCCCATGGCGTTGGACCTTTTCGCCTACGACAAGCGGAACGCCAGGATGAGGCCGCCGTTGTTCCCGCTGCCGCTCAGGAGCTACCACCAGTCCTACGGCGGCGGCCGCGGACGGTATCGACCCGCGGCGGCAGCTAGCGGGTCCATGTCGGCGCCGTTCTTGCCGTTCATGCCTCCGTTCAGGTGCTCCGGCGGCGATACCATAAGAGTCATTAGCCCGCCGCGACGAACCGAGACGCCCGGGTTGTGGCTGACGCTTCAGGCAGCTCCCAACCA AATTAGAGAGCCTATTTTGCCTCAGATAGCAAAGAGCTACCTAAGAATCAA GGACAGCAACATGAAGGTGGAGGTGGTGATGAAGTATTTGGCCGAGAAGCTAGGCATCGCGCGGTCTCATCATCAG CACTGCATATAA